The following nucleotide sequence is from Novipirellula galeiformis.
AATGCATCGCCGGAGACCACCGAAACGTTAGCCGAACAGCAACAAGACGCTGAACAAGCGGCATCCGACACCCTCCAGGCATTGGCCGATCGTGCCAATAACGTCGACCTTACCAACGCACAGGAACGTGCACTCGCTCGCGACGCAGATGCGGCGTCGGCACAGATAGCGGATGCGTTAAAACGAGCTCAACAACAAATGGACACCGCCGCGAGCGCGGCTGCCGAAGCCGCTCGCAGCGAACGGCTCGATCAGACAGCCCAAGCGCTCGCGGACTTAAAGGATGCCCTTCAGCAGACGGCGGAACATTTCGAGCGTGCGGACGAACGCGCGGATGTGACCGCATCACGGGAACAATTGCGTGCCGCAGAACGAGAGCTCCAAATCGCAGAGGAGTTACAGCGACAGTTCGAGCAAGCCGAATCATTAGCGAACGCCGCAAACCAATCGCCCCAGGAACTGATGCGCCAGCTCGAGCGGGAGCTCAAGCGAAACGCACTGATGCAGCAAGAACTTTCAGAGATCGCGACCAATGCCGCCCAATCCGCCGCCGCCACTCTCCAGCAAGCGGCCCAGTCGGAACGTCAAATCAACAAAAGCTTGGAACGTTCCGACCCCAAGATCCAAGAGCAAAAGAAGCTGATGCAGCAGGAGATGTCCGCGATCGCTGACAAAATTGATTCGGTGCGTAATTCCCTTTTGAACCCGAGCGAGCGAGCTGCAAACTTGGGCAAACAACCGCAACTGCGAAAGGAAGTCGCACAATTACAAAAGGATCTGGAGACCGCAGCTCGAACGGCCCGTGAGCCATCGTATGGGGATCCCTTGATGTCCGACCTCCATCAATCCAGCAAGCAAGCGTCCCAGGCGATTGAGTCATCAAAACAAGCAATCGAACAGGCAGAAAAACTAGCCAAAACCGCGGCAGCCGAAGTGTTCAGTGACAACAAGCAACAACTGCAGAATCTGCAACGGCAAGCCAGCCAACTACAAAAAGAGTCTCGGGATCGCCGTGCCCAAGATGCCAGCCGACTACGCGGGCAATGGGACAAAGCCGAGAACGAGGCGAAAGCGAGGGGGCGTGAGGCAATGCAACAAAAACGTGAGGCAGAGAGACTACAAAGCAATGCCCAGAAGGAGCTCGCTAAGAACAAAGACAATGCCGGACAACAGCAACAGCTCGCCCGAGCCGAGGAACGGATCGCGATGGCAAAATCGGCAGTGGACGCGGCCGCCCAATCCGAAGCGGTTGCAAAGCAGCGGAAACAACAAGCCGAGGCTAACAAGAATGAGATCAACCGCGAGAAGAGTGAGTCCCTTGATCAAGCCAACCCGGCCGCGCAAGCGGCCGAACGAATGACTGCACAAGCCAAGGAACAACTGAATCACATCGAACAACAACTCAAGGGCATGGCGGAGCAATCCGCAACGATGGAGGCATTGAACGCCTCGACCGAGGCAACCCAGAGCGCCGAGCGAACCCAAGCTGAGATCACCAAGCAAACCGAAAGTGCCGCTGAGCAATTGGAACGCGCCGCACGCCACGAAGAACGCCTTGGTAAACATGCCGCCGCTCAAGCGTTAAAGCAAGCGGCCGATTCGGTAGATAAAAATGCGGTGGCGAGCGCTGCCGAGGCGCACCAAGTCGTAGAGGCCGCCAGCACTGAAAAGGCAAAATCCGCCGTAGCCAACCAAAAGGTGGCCGAAGCGTCCGCGCGGATCCAAGCAGAGGCAGAGCGGATTTCAGGTGTGATCAACCAAACCTCGCCCCTCGCATCGCCCGATAGCGAACCCATCACTGATTCGCCTTCGGCAACGCCATCGGGGCAACCCTCTTCGCCTGCGTCAGCGGCACCGGCGGCCAATTCGCCAGAAGCCCGAGCGCGGCAATTGGCGCAAACACTTGACGAACTCGATCAAGGGATGGCGGAAAACGCGGAGTCAAGCAAGAACGCCGGACCAAGTCAATCCGGAGAAGAACAATCCGCGGAGGGTCAAGCATCCGAGCAGGGCGTCTCGTCGGAGTCGGCCCAAGCGGCCAGCGATTCGAAATCCGGTCCAGGCCAATCTCCATCGGCGGGCGAGATGTCGCCCACCGTGAAGGCAGCAATGCAGCAACAAGCACAAAACATGGCCAAGCAGCGACAAAGCCAAGTCAACGCGGCTCAGCAAGGCCACAAACCAAATCCAAGTGAATCGATGCCCAGTTCATCCCCCAATAGCGAGAGCGTTGCGTCGTCCAACGGAATCGCCGATAGCGAGTCGATCGATACGAAGAACCAAGACCGAACCGGTTCGTCATGGGGACAACTTCGTCAACGACGTACCGACGACGCCAACGAACCGGAAACCAGTTTAGGGGCCCCCGAGTACCAACAGCAAATCGAAGCCTATTTTCAAGCTGTCGCCCGCCGAGCTGCAGAAAAGGCATCGACGCCCGAGCGATAAACGATAAACGAGAGATTCCGCCCGCATCGCCTCCGCGACACACCCCCTTTGTTCCATTCGTTACCTCTGTCCTCTCAATAATCCAACGCGTGCGATTACAGTGGCTGTGATCGCAGCGGAAACGAACTCCCTAACGACCGATGACATCATTCTCACTCAACCGTCGCAGGCTGCTTCAAAACGCGATCGCAGCTGCATGCCTGCCCATCATCAGCCATCGTCTGGGCGAGCGGAACTGCATTGCCGACGAACCGCTTAGCACCCTCTACATACCTGACGACATCGATCGCGCCGTCAAAAAGGGGGTTCAATACCTTGCCGACACGCAACGAGATACAGGGGCTCTCGCCGATCGCAATCATCACGTCACCATGACGTCGCTTGCGATCATGGCCATGGCATCGATTGGAACGCAACCGGGCGACGAGTCTGAATGGGGGCAAGTGATGCAGCGTGCGATCGACTTTGTGTTGACGCCTAAGCATCAAGACGACACAGGTTACTTCGGCAAATCCGATGGCTCCCGAATGTACGGCCATGGAATCATCACCCTGATGCTCACCGAAGTGCTCGGCATGGGAGCATCGATCGACCAAAACACTCGCATCCACAAAGCTTTAGTGCCCGCACTCAAGCTGATTTTGGCCGCACAGAAAGTGAGCAAGCCGCAAACGCATCAAGGAGGATGGCGTTACGAGCCGCGCAGTACGGACTCGGATCTTAGCGCATCGGTTTGGCAATTGATGGCGTTGCGTTCGGCAAAAAACGATGGAGTCGATGTCCCGGGCGAAGCAATCGACCAGGCGGTGAAGTACTTAGAAGCCTCCTACACCTCACCACGCCGATCGCGACGTGGCACAGGCGAAGTCAGTGGTTTTAGCTACACTCCGGGCACCCACCAAGCGACATTCACGATGACCTCGGCCGGCTTGCTGGCGATGCAGGTTTGTGGTTTGTACGATTCTCCGATGGTTGCGGGGGCGGCGGAGTGGTTGATGCAGAACCCACCGCAAGTCAACGAACGCTATTTCTTTTACGGGATCTACTACTACGCCCAAGGGATGCACCAAGTCGGTGGCAAGCACGCGGAGACGGCCGCCGGTTTGGTCCCAAAGTTGTTGCTCGACACTCAACATCAGGACGGTTTCTGGAAACCCCAGAGGGAAGAGAACAGCTATGGACAGGTTTACGCGACCGCGTTGGCGGTGCTCAGCTTGAGCGTCCGCTATCACTACCTGCCGATCTACCAACGCTAGAGATGCGACGTCGTACGACGCTCATGTTGGTTTGATACAACCGCCGGTTCATGCATGGTTGGTGGCGTCTCAACCAGCGTGATCCGCTGCCCTCACACGTTGCGGCGTTCGATGCGTTTCAAGGATGAAACAAGCTTGTGCGGGCAGCACGCGTCCCCGGCCAAAGGACGCTGTTCCTCGCCGTTGTCTCTCGCTCGGCTAACTCGTTTCGATCAAGCGTTTCGCTCAATTCACGCCCGTTTCCACCGTCAACGAATCCGATAGCGTGCGTGGTCCGGTGGGCGGATTGCCACGATAGGGGTCAGCGTTCACGGCGAAACGGAACGCTTGAGGTCGCATGTTTTGTTGGCCACGCAAGCTGTTCAACACGCTGCTTGCAGTATTCCCTGGATTGGCCAGGATCGCCATTTTCCGCTGCTGGAAGTACGCATTCGAATTTTGCGAAACCGTATTCAGAAACGCATCCCAATCGGAATCCTTGTTGATTCGTTGACACAAGTTATAGGTGAACCAACCTCCAAGACTTGACGTGAACCAGCTGAACTCATCACGGGAACTCGCGCTGATGTCGATTTCGCCACGATTGAACAACAGAAGTCTTTCTAGCGGCGTAAAGTCGTTGATCCGCGTCTGAGTCATCCGCTGTTCCAACACGCTACGTGGCCGAGCGATGGATTGGACATTGCATGTGTCGGTGATCAACGTGGTCAGCCGTGTTCCTTTGCGACGCAACCGATCCCATAGTTCGTGGCGCATCAGATCTCCGCTGGGGATTTGAAAGAAATGACCTTGCGATGGATCATTGAACCCGGCTCGCGCGGGATCATAGGCGCCGTGTCCCAAGTAGTAACAAAAGAGCGTGTCGTTGGGCGAGGTTTGGATGGAGTTGACCGCACGAATGATCGCGGTTGCATTACACTCCGGTCCAGTGATCTCTCGGAAGCTGCCAACAAACTCGGGTGCAATGGCGGTCTGAATCTGGGTGGACAATGCGTCGACGCTTCGTGAAATCGCCTCGCCGATACTTTGATCTTCAGTCAAGCCGCAAATCAAAACATGAATCTTTCGGTCCCCGTTCGTGAGGGGAACACCCGAATTGACCAACACGGCTTGGGCGCGAAGGGGAACGAGTCGACCGGTGTTGATGTCACGCAGCGTCAGGTTGACGAAGCCTCCTGTCGCTCGGGCCTGCTCCATCAGTTGGAAGAATTGGGGGAAGCTTTGAACGGGAACGCCATTGAGCGAAGTCAGCACGTCACCCACTTCCGCCCATGTGATTGCACCATCGCGGTTGGTTAGTTTTGTCAGCGGGCCATTGGGCGTGATTTGATCAATGCGAATTCCACCGGGAACCTCCATGCCGCGGAATTGCAGGCGATACACCATCGCGTCGTCCAGATTGGGCCGATTGGCGATGTGAACGAGGTCCCCTTGGGCGCTCCAATGAATCCGTCGGCCCGAATTGACATCCATGATGGTGAGCATCACACGCCCTTGATTCGGTTTGGATCGATCCATTGCTCGATAGTAGTCATCCATCGAATTCAACGGGACACCATCGACGGCGGTGATCACATCTCCGACCTCCAAAATGCCTCGTCGGTTGGAACCGTCGGTACGCGTGATCCGTGTTGCCGGTCCATTGGGAGTGACCGAATCCACCACGAGCCCGAGTCCAGGTTGGGCGTGAGCCATAAATCCTAGACGGTAAGTCTCGGAGACGATCCGGGTGCCCGGCGCCGTGTCATCGAACTGCGCTGTATCGACTTGCACCGCTTGCGGTTGAGCCCGAACGTCACTTGGCCAGACGAGCGCGGCTAGGACTAACATCCACAGGTAACGAGAGCGGTTCATGGCAAACGACCTCTACAATCCGGATGGGGGGGGTGGTGTTTGTGTTATATCTCCTGAAAATTTTCCAGTCAAACGATTCGTTCGGACGGATGCCAGGCAGTCAACAACCGCGTTGCTGGCAAAACGATACGCATCCTGCACTACGAAACGCCGTCACGACTGCGGCGAAAGCCGACGCAAAGAATGTTGGTCAACGCAGAAGCCCTTTCGAGATGGGGGCCCCTGCGAAAGGCCCGTCTCTTGGCGTCCTTCCCGTTGGGCCCGTCCCGTGGGGCCCGTCTCGTGGAGCCCTTCCCGTGGAGCCCGTCCCGATGGTCGGGGGATTGCCCCTTCGTATCGGTCACCAAGATTGCGTTATAAACGGTTCGGAGAGCGGTTGGCGGTGATTGAACGGGGGGTGCCGATCGTTGTTTTGCGATGGGGTGATGCGATGATCCACAACTTGATGACGACTGCAGCCCCCTCTATGCTCAGCGTTTTAAATTTGGATTAAGGGCACACGCGGTTAGGGAATCGAGATCATGCGAAGGGCAATTTTATGGATCGTTGGCGTTTTAGTGACGGTCCCCACGGTGCTGCAATCGGCCGAACGCCCAAATGTTTTGCTGATCGTCTCGGATGACCAGGGTTACAACGACCTTGGTGAACTCGGCAACGGCATCTTGACTCCGAATCTCGACCGCTTGGCCAAGGAGGGAACACGGCTCACCAACTTTTATGTCGCGTGGCCGGCCTGCACGCCGTCCCGAGCGAGTTTGTTGACGGGACGGTATCCGCAGCGGAACGGGGTTTACGACATGATCCGCAACGAGGCTCCGGATTACGGTCACCGCTATTCCGCCGAAGAATATGCCGTCTCGTTTGAGCGTGTCGGCGGAATGGACGAACGTGAAGTGATTATTCCGGAAGTGCTGAGGTCGGCGGGCTACAAGAACGGGATCTTTGGGAAGTGGGATCTCGGAACGTTGAAGCGATACATGCCCACGTCACGTGGCTTCGATGACTTCTATGGTTTTACCAATACGGGAATCGACTACTTCACGCACGAGCGATACGGGGTGCCGTCGATGGTTCGCAATCTGTCGCCCAGCGAAGCGGACAAGGGAACGTACTGTACCTATTTGTTCGAGCGTGAGGCACTGCGGTTTCTGGGCGAACATGCCTCGCAGGATCCGTTCTTTTTATACGTGCCGTTCAATGCACCGCACAACTCATCGGCCCTCGAGCCGGAAATTCGCTCGTCAGTCCAGGCACCTGAGAAGTTCAAGCAGATGTACCCGCCTGTGAAAGCGGAAACAAGAGTCACAAACAAGTATCGGTACGGGACACCGGCTACCGTGGCCACCGCGGAATCGCGACGTCGGGACTACCGCGCCGCGGTGACGTGCATGGACGCATCGATCGGCAAGTTCATCGATACATTGGAACGCAAGCAGATTCTTGACAACACGATCGTCATCTTCTTTTCGGATAACGGTGGCAGCGGTGGAGCCGACAACGCCCCCTTGCGAGGACGCAAGGGGCAAACATGGGAGGGCGGTATTCGCGTGCCCTGCATCGTACGTTGGCCTGACGGCGGTGTGAAAGCGGGCCACGTCAGTGATCAATTTCTCTCAAGCCTAGAACTGTTGCCGAGTCTCGCCGCGGCGGCCGACACGCCGCTGCCAACGGGCGTCGTCTTGGACGGCTACGATTGGTGGCCTACGCTGCGGGGCGAAGCGTCGTCACCAAGAACCGAAATGTTTTGGAAGCGTCGAGATCTGATCGGAGCACGCGTTGGCAAATGGAAGTGGGTCAAGATGGGCGACGCGGGAGGTCTCTTCGATCTGGAATCCGACATCGCTGAGAAAAAGGATCACTCCAAATCGCATCCTGAAATACTCGCCATGCTGAAAGCACGCTACGCAGACTGGATCAAGGAAATGGAATCCGCGGAGCCACGCGGCCCGTTTCGTGATTTCTAGAGCATCTTCCGTTTTGGCGTAGCGGAGGGGCCAGCCGATGGCATTGGGCGAGGTTCACATTCCGTTGACTTGTGCAGCTGGATCGTACTCCGCGATACTCTTTTTCACTCGGCTGGATTCATCTTGGCTGACGATGATCTCCGAAAGGTAGATCGAAGCTCGCCGAGCGGGCTGAAAATCTTGAACGAGCAATGTTTTTTCAGGGAGTTGAACGACCACACCTGTCAATTGGATGGGGTAGCTGACGATGCCATCTCCGTCAAAACGCCATTGGCTGTTCGCGGGCCAAGGATAAATCCCGCCGGGGTATTGCCCGGGCAGTGGAATGCCGAGATATCGCCAGCCATCAAAGTTGATCCGGCTGAGGCCAAAGAGGTCGTTGGTGTTCCAGTCAGCGTGCTGGTCGGGGTTATACGAATCGAGCATCTCCGGCGGTAGCCAGTCCGCCAACCAACGGTTGCCGCTTTTACCGGGCGCCCCAATCGAGCTCCAACGCTGACCTTTGGCGTCCTCGAAGCGGAAGATAATACGCCCCCAACCGGAGTTGCCATTGACCCAGATGCCGAGCTCCGACGGTTGCCCTTGAAGTGGGATTGGTTTGTTCGCGATCAGCTCCGCATACATCGGCATCGTCGCCTTGCCTCCCTCGATTGATTGGGGAGTGACCTTGATCACATTGTCTCGCCCTTCAAACGTCGGCAGATGTTGAAACTTAAAATCCCCCTTACGGCGAGGTTCCATCGGGTTATAAGCTTCCAATTCGGGGCTGCGTTGATCGCTCACCGTCCAGCTATCCAGAGCATTCATTGGCGAAACAACCGCAGTCGTTCCGCGAGGAGTGGACGCGTAAACCGGCGTGCCGGGCTCGACGCTGCGGATAGTGACGTCACGATCGATCCGCAGGTAGGCCGGCTCGCCAGTGACGGTGATGGTGGCTTTGTTGTCAGTCAGAGGAAGCGAGGTTTCCACCGCTTGCCCATTGATGTAGGCGACGTTGGCGGTGTGATTGAAGGTGAACGTGACGGGGCGTTGACCGTGAATGGTCCAGAGGGCGATCACGCGTTTGCCATCCTTGCGATCAAAAGCGAGGGCATACAGGCTGTCGCTACCCATGTCGAGTTTGTGATCAAAGGTGGCGCCGTCGAGCATCCAGGTGAGTGTCCCCAGTGCAACAGCGGCCGGCTTGGGGTTCACCTCGGGCCACTTGTGCATGATTCCACTGGCGCCCCAGTTACTGAAGTAGTAGCTGTTGGCCATGTCGGTGATCGAGCCGACCCGCAATTGAGGCATCCCCCAACTCATGCCGTGAAGAAGATGGCGTGCGAAGTATGCCGCTTGCGTTTCCAGACTAAGGTTTCCCGGGTTCGTCGAGGGATAATCGATCTCATAACACTGCGCAATTCCTTTTTCGGGATAGCCATAGTGGTCGAGCAATTGGCGATCCATCCAAACGCTAGCGTTGTTGGCGACGATGTCCGGTGGTTGGACTTCCGGAGCCCGGCCGAATACGCCCGCTTCGTTGCCTGCGTTGTCGAATAGTTCTCGAGGGAACCCACGACGCAGGAATTCTTCGCGCAGTGGGATCGGGCCGTTGCCGATGTTGATCGTCACCGTTGGATCATGCGCCCGCATCCGCTTTGCCGACTCCACAGCCAATTCATACATTGCATCCCAGCGTTTGCGTTCTTCC
It contains:
- a CDS encoding PDZ domain-containing protein yields the protein MNRSRYLWMLVLAALVWPSDVRAQPQAVQVDTAQFDDTAPGTRIVSETYRLGFMAHAQPGLGLVVDSVTPNGPATRITRTDGSNRRGILEVGDVITAVDGVPLNSMDDYYRAMDRSKPNQGRVMLTIMDVNSGRRIHWSAQGDLVHIANRPNLDDAMVYRLQFRGMEVPGGIRIDQITPNGPLTKLTNRDGAITWAEVGDVLTSLNGVPVQSFPQFFQLMEQARATGGFVNLTLRDINTGRLVPLRAQAVLVNSGVPLTNGDRKIHVLICGLTEDQSIGEAISRSVDALSTQIQTAIAPEFVGSFREITGPECNATAIIRAVNSIQTSPNDTLFCYYLGHGAYDPARAGFNDPSQGHFFQIPSGDLMRHELWDRLRRKGTRLTTLITDTCNVQSIARPRSVLEQRMTQTRINDFTPLERLLLFNRGEIDISASSRDEFSWFTSSLGGWFTYNLCQRINKDSDWDAFLNTVSQNSNAYFQQRKMAILANPGNTASSVLNSLRGQQNMRPQAFRFAVNADPYRGNPPTGPRTLSDSLTVETGVN
- a CDS encoding sulfatase-like hydrolase/transferase produces the protein MRRAILWIVGVLVTVPTVLQSAERPNVLLIVSDDQGYNDLGELGNGILTPNLDRLAKEGTRLTNFYVAWPACTPSRASLLTGRYPQRNGVYDMIRNEAPDYGHRYSAEEYAVSFERVGGMDEREVIIPEVLRSAGYKNGIFGKWDLGTLKRYMPTSRGFDDFYGFTNTGIDYFTHERYGVPSMVRNLSPSEADKGTYCTYLFEREALRFLGEHASQDPFFLYVPFNAPHNSSALEPEIRSSVQAPEKFKQMYPPVKAETRVTNKYRYGTPATVATAESRRRDYRAAVTCMDASIGKFIDTLERKQILDNTIVIFFSDNGGSGGADNAPLRGRKGQTWEGGIRVPCIVRWPDGGVKAGHVSDQFLSSLELLPSLAAAADTPLPTGVVLDGYDWWPTLRGEASSPRTEMFWKRRDLIGARVGKWKWVKMGDAGGLFDLESDIAEKKDHSKSHPEILAMLKARYADWIKEMESAEPRGPFRDF
- a CDS encoding prenyltransferase/squalene oxidase repeat-containing protein, which gives rise to MTSFSLNRRRLLQNAIAAACLPIISHRLGERNCIADEPLSTLYIPDDIDRAVKKGVQYLADTQRDTGALADRNHHVTMTSLAIMAMASIGTQPGDESEWGQVMQRAIDFVLTPKHQDDTGYFGKSDGSRMYGHGIITLMLTEVLGMGASIDQNTRIHKALVPALKLILAAQKVSKPQTHQGGWRYEPRSTDSDLSASVWQLMALRSAKNDGVDVPGEAIDQAVKYLEASYTSPRRSRRGTGEVSGFSYTPGTHQATFTMTSAGLLAMQVCGLYDSPMVAGAAEWLMQNPPQVNERYFFYGIYYYAQGMHQVGGKHAETAAGLVPKLLLDTQHQDGFWKPQREENSYGQVYATALAVLSLSVRYHYLPIYQR